In one window of Helianthus annuus cultivar XRQ/B chromosome 17, HanXRQr2.0-SUNRISE, whole genome shotgun sequence DNA:
- the LOC110924693 gene encoding uncharacterized protein LOC110924693, protein MNASHANSSGVSNLNPSTADKGVLGNQLGVQGSQNVRRDSGKSLISYADSIWVSSARKVNFRTLASPVEQEGCDVVLPKESVRVVKDKLANTLYGYFLGDRVAYPVVEYFVRNNWKKFGLQKSMMNASGFFFFKFADENGMMNAMKEGPWIIRSQPLFLNVWSPSSKLEKKEVKTVQLWVKIHEVPLAAYTEDGLSMIATAIGNPIALDTYTTSMCLDSWGRSSFARALVEISADNDFKEEIVIAVPDLEGDGFVKEKMYVEYEWSPHRCSLCKVFGHNDGDCPRQIRQVTKAPAIVPKAPKVPNSKGPSKKPAVDKDGFMDVDARKTAKRTGFPVNKQKQKFEYRPVGLKTSGEPNKSAPTSSFFSNNPFDVLNDSRNDHEAGGSGVGDMKDDSDDDEVQEVYNETDDFLVNDARKPVTKQGASTPFSAVNNESHVDVSRLSQVCRSVFRSWDWTSNGARCSKGTRIIIGWNPAVFDVMVLSQTDQVIHLQLFFKKDNKIAFCSVVYAANYYVTRRELWHHLSMHKSFVGDNPWVIMGDFNSALNLEDKSVGASSVTRSMIEFQECVDDLEMLDINRTGLHFTWSQKPKKGIGLLKKIDRVLGNTPFVTKFPNAVAFFQPYRLSDHCPCVLKLPDADILKHRSFKFANFLVFKPEFRDIVKRVWDTRINGVHQFCVVKRLRLLKKPLRALLFKQGNLHKKVEALREKLDVIQNSIDKQPDIARLRVEEATLSAE, encoded by the exons ATGAATGCTTCCCATGCAAACTCTAGTGGAGTATCGAACTTAAACCCTAGCACGGCCGATAAGGGTGTCTTGGGCAATCAGCTTGGTGTGCAAGGAAGTCAGAATGTTCGTAGGGATTCAGGTAAGTCTCTGATATCTTACGCGGATTCTATTTGGGTGTCTAGTGCCAGAAAGGTCAATTTTAGAACGCTTGCAAGTCCGGTAGAGCAGGAGGGTTGTGATGTAGTTCTGCCGAAAGAATCTGTTAGGGTTGTTAAAGATAAGCTTGCTAATACGTTATATGGATACTTTCTTGGTGATCGTGTTGCCTACCCGGTAGTCGAGTATTTCGTGAGGAATAACTGGAAGAAATTTGGCCTCCAAAAGTCTATGATGAATGCTAGTGGTTTTTTCttctttaagtttgctgatgaaaaTGGTATGATGAATGCTATGAAAGAAGGTCCTTGGATCATTCGTTCACAACCGCTTTTTCTTAATGTATGGTCTCCATCTTCGAAACTGGAAAAGAAGGAAGTTAAAACTGTGCAACTTTGGGTTAAAATTCACGAGGTTCCTCTTGCGGCATATACAGAGGATGGTTTAAGCATGATTGCAACGGCCATTGGTAACCCAATAGCTTTAGACACGTATACTACCTCAATGTGCTTAGATTCTTGGGGTCGGAGCAGCTTTGCGAGAGCTCTAGTCGAAATCTCGGCAGACAATGACTTCAAAGAGGAAATTGTGATTGCAGTTCCAGATTTGGAAGGGGATGGGTTTGTTAAGGAAAAGATGTATGTGGAGTACGAATGGAGCCCTCATCGATGCTCTCTTTGCAAGGTCTTTGGGCATAACGATGGGGATTGTCCGAGGCAAATCAGGCAGGTTACGAAGGCTCCGGCCATTGTTCCAAAAGCTCCTAAAGTTCCTAATTCTAAAGGGCCTTCGAAAAAACCAGCGGTAGACAAAGACGGGTTCATGGATGTGGATGCTAGGAAAACGGCAAAGAGAACGGGGTTTCCGGTTAACAAACAAAAACAGAAATTTGAGTACCGTCCGGTTGGGTTAAAAACCAGTGGAGAGCCTAATAAATCAGCCCCAACGTCGAGTTTCTTTTCAAATAACCCCTTTGACGTGTTAAATGATTCGAGGAATGACCATGAAGCTGGTGGAAGCGGAGTAGGGGATATGAAAGATGATTCGGACGATGACGAGGTCCAGGAAGTCTACAACGAGACGGATGATTTTCTTGTTAATGATGCGAGGAAACCTGTAACTAaacaaggggcaagcactccttttTCAGCGGTTAATAATG AGTCGCATGTTGATGTTAGTAGACTGAGTCAAGTGTGCAGATCTGTGTTTCGCTCATGGGATTGGACGTCTAATGGAGCTCGATGTAGCAAAGGTACTAGGATCATTATAGGATGGAATCCAGCTGTTTTTGATGTTATGGTGTTGTCTCAGACTGATCAGGTTATTCATTTACAACTCTTCTTCAAGAAAGATAACAAAATAGCTTTTTGTTCGGTTGTTTATGCGGCTAATTATTATGTGACTCGAAGGGAGCTATGGCACCATCTTTCTATGCACAAAAGTTTTGTTGGCGATAATCCATGGGTTATTATGGGAGATTTCAACTCAGCGTTAAACTTAGAGGATAAATCGGTGGGGGCTTCTTCGGTTACTCGTAGTATGATAGAGTTCCAAGAGTGTGTAGATGATCTCGAAATGCTTGATATTAATCGAACCGGTCTTCATTTCACATGGAGTCAGAAGCCGAAAAAGGGAATTGGTTTACTAAAGAAGATTGATAGAGTTCTCGGTAATACCCCCTTCGTAACCAAGTTTCCGAATGCTGTTGCTTTTTTCCAGCCGTATCGTCTCTCGGATCATTGCCCGTGTGTTTTAAAGCTCCCAGATGCAGATATCTTGAAACATCGGTCATTTAAATTTGcaaattttcttgtttttaaacCTGAATTTCGTGATATTGTGAAGAGGGTGTGGGATACTAGAATAAATGGAGTGCACCAGTTCTGCGTTGTTAAACGTCTTCGGCTTCTAAAGAAGCCTCTCCGTGCACTGTTATTTAAGCAAGGTAACTTGCATAAAAAAGTTGAGGCTCTCCGAGAGAAGCTTGATGTCATTCAGAATTCTATTGATAAACAGCCGGATATTGCGAGGCTTCGGGTTGAGGAAGCTACTTTAAGTGCTGAATAA
- the LOC110924692 gene encoding uncharacterized protein LOC110924692 produces the protein MGPPLLARRGVTQQEQKVINVIDELEKVTVQVPLVISPNGSNDGQNQESSQPDQNPEEGENVKGFRGSYADRVKINKSVKREVNFRLLESVESVEEADVVIPKEAVRQVQKKFENVLYGYFLGDRLPFPVVDYYVKNVWAKYGFVKLMMNSDDFFFFKFDSKEGMLKVLENGPWLIRKMPLFLNVWSPTASLKKEGIKSVPVWIRLHSVPLAVYTNDGLSLLASKVGIPKRLDSYTADMCIDNWGRTSYARAMVEINADKELKSHVVVAIPKMDEEGFVMERVRVEYEWKPHRCETCCLFGHTMSSCPRASKEKAKQVIIDEEGFIMDKRKTAKHGFPQKKPKPKFVYKPKQNTAGASTSGTKNQGDVKEAEPVVSLHNKYDLLGEGASNSGNLNGQSSPELGNNAVDGRSKDEKNSNNQKSNLEGDEELIDPCHPEISSFMSANKSKAWNIRGLNRPLKQREVQQVVKDNRLSVCAILESHVEVSKLSKVCNRVFRQWEWTSNGGVCNRGTRIIIGWNSDLVDLMVLAQTDQVVHVKLKSIALDTHVFVSFVYAKNTYQERRELWRDLMMHKLVVNNQPWIVLGDFNSALYLDDVLHGSSNPTIGMRDFFECVQQTELLDIPGHGLHFTWNQKPREGIGILKKIDRVMGNVSFLDVFPNAHVLYHPYRVSDHTPCILKMDQVCRPKPKPFKFANFIANKEEFKACVVSEWSRSIEGIPMLSVVKKLRNLKTPLRKLLHDQGNLHTEVKELRLQLDDIHRQIDLKPFDTSLRENETELIKKFHIASYDEESFLKQKAKLEWLSAGDGNTSFFHNFVKSRNARNKIHLIRDAKGIQYEGADVEKALVDHYTNFLGIEAEVEELNMDGLSCTWLFSLA, from the exons ATGGGTCCCCCATTGTTGGCTCGGCGTGGTGTTACTCAGCAAGAACAGAAAGTCATCAATGTCATTGATGAATTGGAGAAAGTGACAGTTCAGGTTCCTCTAGTGATATCTCCTAATGGTAGTAACGATGGGCAGAATCAGGAGTCTTCTCAACCTGATCAAAATCCGGAGGAGGGAGAAAATGTCAAGGGTTTCCGAGGCTCATATGCGGATAGAGTGAAGATCAATAAGTCAGTTAAGCGTGAGGTAAATTTCAGGTTGCTTGAATCGGTAGAGAGTGTGGAGGAGGCAGACGTTGTTATCCCTAAGGAAGCAGTACGTCAGGTACAAAAGAAGTTTGAAAATGTTCTTTATGGTTACTTTCTAGGTGATAGGCTGCCTTTTCCCGTTGTTGATTACTATGTCAAGAATGTATGGGCAAAGTATGGGTTTGTTAAGCTTATGATGAATTCAGAcgattttttctttttcaaatttgattCCAAGGAGGGTATGCTTAAGGTTCTTGAGAATGGCCCATGGCTGATTAGGAAAATGCCATTGTTTCTGAATGTATGGAGTCCGACTGCAAGTTTAAAGAAGGAAGGTATTAAGTCGGTTCCAGTATGGATCAGGTTACACAGTGTTCCTTTGGCCGTGTACACAAATGATGGTTTGAGTTTGTTAGCCTCTAAGGTGGGGATCCCGAAAAGGTTAGATAGTTATACGGCGGATATGTGCATTGACAATTGGGGTAGAACTAGTTATGCACGTGCTATGGTCGAGATAAATGCTGATAAGGAACTTAAATCTCATGTAGTGGTTGCTATCCCTAAAATGGATGAAGAAGGATTCGTGATGGAAAGAGTTAGAGTTGAATATGAATGGAAACCTCACCGTTGTGAAACTTGTTGTTTGTTTGGCCATACTATGTCCTCATGCCCAAGGGCTTCTAAGGAAAAAGCTAAGCAGGTTATAATCGATGAGGAGGGGTTCATTATGGATAAAAGAAAGACTGCCAAACATGGCTTTCCGCAAAAGAAACCGAAGCCGAAGTTTGTTTACAAACCTAAGCAAAATACGGCTGGCGCTAGTACTTCGGGAACAAAAAACCAAGGAGACGTAAAAGAAGCTGAACCGGTAGTGAGTTTACATAACAAATACGATTTGCTAGGAGAGGGTGCGTCCAATTCAGGAAACCTAAATGGCCAGAGCTCCCCAGAGCTGGGCAATAATGCAGTGGATGGAAGAAGTAAAGACGAAAAGAATTCAAATAATCAAAAGTCGAACTTGGAGGGGGATGAAGAACTAATAGACCCATGTCACCCGGAAATTTCATCATTCATGTCAGCGAACAAGTCGAAGG CATGGAATATAAGGGGCTTGAACCGGCCCCTGAAACAAAGAGAGGTTCAGCAAGTAGTGAAAGATAATCGGTTGAGTGTTTGTGCCATTCTGGAGTCTCATGTGGAGGTGTCTAAGCTTTCTAAGGTTTGTAATAGAGTTTTCCGGCAATGGGAGTGGACTTCAAATGGTGGGGTTTGTAATAGAGGTACTAGAATTATAATAGGTTGGAACAGTGATTTGGTGGATCTTATGGTTCTGGCCCAAACGGATCAAGTCGTGCATGTCAAGCTCAAGTCTATAGCTCTGGACACTCATGTTTTTGTGTCTTTTGTTTATGCGAAGAATACTTATCAGGAGCGTAGGGAATTATGGCGTGATTTGATGATGCATAAGTTGGTTGTTAATAACCAGCCGTGGATTGTCCTAGGGGATTTTAATTCGGCTCTCTACTTGGATGATGTTTTACATGGCTCGTCTAATCCGACTATAGGGATGAGAGACTTCTTCGAGTGTGTTCAACAGACGGAGCTTCTTGATATCCCCGGGCATGGGCTTCACTTTACGTGGAACCAAAAACCAAGGGAAGGGATTGGTATCCTTAAGAAGATAGATCGGGTTATGGGGAATGTTAGTTTCTTGGATGTGTTTCCTAATGCTCATGTGCTCTATCACCCTTATAGGGTGTCGGACCATACGCCGTGTATTCTTAAGATGGATCAAGTTTGCCGTCCTAAACCCAAGCCGTTTAAATTCGCTAATTTTATAGCCAACAAAGAGGAGTTTAAAGCTTGTGTTGTTTCTGAATGGAGTAGAAGTATAGAGGGCATCCCGATGCTTTCTGTGGTAAAAAAGCTTCGGAATCTTAAAACCCCGTTAAGGAAACTGCTTCATGATCAAGGTAATTTACATACTGAAGTCAAAGAGTTGAGATTGCAGCTGGATGACATCCACCGTCAAATTGATCTTAAGCCGTTTGACACTTCGCTTCGGGAAAATGAAACTGAACTTATAAAAAAGTTCCATATTGCTTCTTATGATGAGGAAtcttttttaaaacaaaaggCTAAGCTGGAATGGCTAAGTGCGGGAGATGGCAATACATCTTTCTTTCACAATTTTGTTAAAAGCAGGAATGCCAGGAATAAAATCCACTTGATTCGAGATGCTAAAGGTATTCAGTATGAAGGTGCGGATGTTGAGAAAGCTTTAGTTGACCACTATACTAATTTCTTGGGTATTGAAGCTGAAGTAGAAGAGTTAAACATGGACGGCCTTAGTTGTACATGGCTTTTCTCTCTGGCTTAG